Within Sorangiineae bacterium MSr11367, the genomic segment ATCGAGCACGCGAGGGTCAGCGCGAACATCGTGTTCATCTTGTCAGCTCAACTTCGTGGCCGAGCTTGCACCGTATACACATCCGACTTGCGCGTCAGTGTGCCCGTCACCGATGTGGCAACGTACCCCGACGTAACGATCATCTGCGGACGAGTCGAAGTAGACGCGCGCGATGCTTCGAGACGCACGGCTACGAATCCGACGGTGGTCGTCGAGGTACTGAGTCCACGGACGGAGAAACATGACCGTGGCAGGAAGCTCGAAAATTACAAACGAATCGAGTCACTCCAGGAGATCGTCTTCGTCGCGCACGACACGCGTCGCATCGAGGTGGTGCGACGCTTGGGCAGCACCTGGAAACACTTCGAATGCGTCGAAGGAGAAGCCGAGCTCGCGTCGGTGCAATGCAGGCTGCCGCTCGCGGAAGTCTACCTGGACCCCACGGCCTAAAGGTACCGCGTGTAGATCACCAGGTCGCGGCCCGCGGCGTAGAAATCGCGGAGCGTGGCGGCGCACGTGTAGCCGGTGGCCTCGTAGAAGGCACGGGTCGCCGCATAGGCCTCCCCGCCCTCCGTTTCCACGCGCACCAAGCGCGCGCCCGAGCGCGAGAGCTCCGACTCCATGTGCGTGACCAAGGTGCGGCCGACGCCGCGGCCTTGGAACGAGGGGGCGACGGCGATCCAGTACAGATCGTACGTCCCCTCGGTCATCGGTGTCGGCCCGTAGCAAATGTACCCGCGTACCCCGTCTTCGATGTCAACCCAGACGACGTAATCGCGATCACCGGCGAGGCAAGCGTCGAGCAGCTCGATGGCCACGTCGGCCTCCTCGCGCGAGAACTCCGGCGTCGCGCGAATCAGCTCGATCAAGGGCGCACGATGCTCGGGCGCGAGAGGCTTCATCATCCCTT encodes:
- a CDS encoding Uma2 family endonuclease, with amino-acid sequence MAAVAPNDYSFADYLDVEERSPDVKHEFFDGTIWAMAGGTIEHARVSANIVFILSAQLRGRACTVYTSDLRVSVPVTDVATYPDVTIICGRVEVDARDASRRTATNPTVVVEVLSPRTEKHDRGRKLENYKRIESLQEIVFVAHDTRRIEVVRRLGSTWKHFECVEGEAELASVQCRLPLAEVYLDPTA
- a CDS encoding GNAT family N-acetyltransferase, yielding MMKPLAPEHRAPLIELIRATPEFSREEADVAIELLDACLAGDRDYVVWVDIEDGVRGYICYGPTPMTEGTYDLYWIAVAPSFQGRGVGRTLVTHMESELSRSGARLVRVETEGGEAYAATRAFYEATGYTCAATLRDFYAAGRDLVIYTRYL